The nucleotide sequence CGGACGCGGCGGCTCCCACGTCGGGCGCGGGAGCCGTCGGCGCGGACGCCTGCCGTGCCGCGGCGAGGCGTCCGCGCACTTCGGTGACTCCGGCGTGGAAACCGACCCACCACGGGCCGTCCGTGGCCTCGCGGATGGCCCTTTCCAGCACAGGGTCGCGCCGTTCGCGACCGGTCGCGGTGTCCGGCGTACTCATCGCTGCCTCCATCGTTTCGGCGCTGATCCGTGCCGACCGCCGTGGGCGCGTCCGGCGGGGCGGGCACATCGGCCCGTGCGTCTGCGGCGAATCCCCCGAGGCCGTTTCCGAGACTAGGCGTCGCTTGTTGCAACGATGTTGAAGATCATTGCCGTACGGCCCCCGTCCCGGGAATCGCGCGCATCCGTGCCGGCCGCCGGCGGTGAGCGGTCCGGCCACGACGCCGGCAGCGGCTCCGGCATGCCGGCCGGACCTTCTCCCTCTGACCTTGCGCGGCGCCCCAGCCTTTCGCTTCGGGCCGGGAGGGCCGAACATCACGTGCCGTAGGGCGGGCGGGCGTATGTGGTGCGGCAGGTGCTTGGGGTGATGCCGGTGCGTTGGAGCAGGTGGTGTCGGAGGGAGTCGGCGCTGCCGAGGCCGCCGTGCCGGGCCGCCTGGGCCAGGGGAGAGCCGGTGGTCTCCAGGACCTCGCGGGCCCGGTCGACGCGCTGGCGCAGCATCCACTGCAGCGCGCTCGTGCCGCGCTCCGCGGGGAAGCGGCGGGTGAGCGTGCGCACGCTGGCCTTGGCGTGGCGGGCCAGGTCGGCGAGGGTCAGTGGTTCGCGGAGGCGGGTCAGGGCCCGGGCCCTGGTCGCGGCCAAGGCCGTTCCGCGCTCGGGCGGCAGGGGCGCCTCCACGATCTGCGGCACTTTGCCCGGGCGCGCCGGCGCCGCGGCCACAAGGCGGGCCGTGGCGCGCGACGGCGGCGCCGTAATCAGACCGCACCATGTGCGGACAAAATCCATCCCCGCAGACAAACCGGCGGAGGTCAGGATGGGGCCGTCTTCGACGAAGAGGACGTCGCGGCGCAGGTCCACGGCGGGGAAGCGCCGCGTGAACTCGTGCGACAGGATCCACAGCGTGGTCGCGGCCCGCCCGTCGAGCAGACCGGCCTGGGCCAGGACGAACGCGCCGGTGCAGATGGAGGCGATCCGCTCGCCGGACGCGGCGGCCGAGCCGATCGCCTCCCGTATCCGAGGGTCGCCCCGGTCGCGGGCGGCGGTTCCGGTGACCAGCACGGTGTCCGCGGACGCGACGGCGTCCAGACCGCGGCCCACCACGACGTCCAGGCCGCCGGACACCGCGACGGCGCCGGGGTCCGGCGTGCAGACCACGGACGTCGTACCCGGGGCCGGCGACGACGGTCGTCGCGCCGAACACGGGACGCCGGGCCGCGCCCCGAGGGCGGATACACGGCGACCGGCGGCACCGCGACGACGGCGACCCGGCGGGGTCACGGTCAAGGGCCACGGTGTCGACCTCCCGCTCGGTGTGGCCGGATCTTCCGGGTATCCGGCATTCAGGCCAGTAGTCCAGGCGGGCGCGCGGCCGCAGGCTTGGTGCCGTACCCGCCGACGCCCGACACCCGATCGGCGCGGCGGCACCCGCACCACGTCAGGAGACACCGTGACCTTCGATGTCGTCACCGGCGCCGGGCCCGCCGGCAACGCCACCGCCCTGCTGCTGGCCGAACGCGGCGACCGCGTCCGCGTCGTCACACGCGGCGCAGGGGGCCCCGACCATCCCCTCGTCGAGCGGGTCGCCGCCGACGCGACCGACCCGGATGTCCTGACCGGGCTCCTCGACGGCGCCCGGACGCTGTACAACGCCGCCGCGCCGCCGTACCACCGCTGGCGCACCGAATTCGCGCCGCTGGCCGCGTCGTTGCTGACCGCGGTGGAGCGGTCGGGGGTCGACTACGTGATGCTCGGCAACGCGTACGGCTACGGATATCCGCCCGCGGGCGGGCGCGTGAGGCCCGACGCGCCGATGGCCCCGGTGTCGGGCAAAGGCCGGGTACGCGCCGCGATGTGGCAGGACGCGCTGGCGTCCCACCGGGCCGGGCGGGCACGCGTCGCCGAGGTCCGCGCGAGCACGTTCCTCGGCGCACACGCGCAGTCGCTGTTCACGCTCGTGGTCGCGCCGGCCGTGCGTGCGGGCGAGGAAGCCGTCTATCCGGGCGGCCCCGACGCCGCGCACAGTTGGACGTACATCGGCGACGCCGCGCGTACTTTGGTCGCGGTCGGCGACGCGCGGCAGAGCGACGCGGTGTGGGGGCGTGCCTGGCACGTGCCGTCGGTGTCCGAATTGCCGGCCCGTGATCTCGCCGTGCGGATGGCCGAGGTGCTGGGTGCGCCGCCGGTCCGCGTGACCCGCATGCCGGAGGAGGATCTCGCGCGCCTGGCCGCGACCGACGAACTGATGGCCGAAGTCCCCGAGATGCGCTACCTCGACGACGAGCCGTTCCTCCTCGACGCCTCCGAGACGGAACACGTCCTCGGGCTCAAGCCCGCCCGGCTCGACGACGTGCTCCGGGAAATGCGCGGCTGACCGACGCCCTGCCGGAGGGCTCGACAATGCGGGGCCGCTCCGGAGCCCCGGCCGCCGGGCCGGCCTCGTGGCACGGGTGCGGGTCGCGGGCGGCGGGGTCGGCCGCGTCCCGGCCCTGCCGTGCGCCACCACCGGCGGCCTCCCGCTCCTGCGGCGGGTGGGTCGACGTCCACGAGTTCGGCAGGCGGGGCCCGCCGTTGGCCCGAGAGGGCACGACTCTGGGCGGTGGTCGGGCCGCGGTCGGAGGCGCCTTCGCTGGGAAGGCTTTCTTCGTTCGCCGGCTGATGTGTCCGGGCCGCCTATCGCGAGGAGTGTCGTGCCAGACGTTTCCGTGCGCTCAGCAGGTGCCGCCGACCGTCCCGTGGTGGAGCGGCTGTGGCTGATGTTCCGCCAC is from Yinghuangia sp. ASG 101 and encodes:
- a CDS encoding GlxA family transcriptional regulator, producing MVCTPDPGAVAVSGGLDVVVGRGLDAVASADTVLVTGTAARDRGDPRIREAIGSAAASGERIASICTGAFVLAQAGLLDGRAATTLWILSHEFTRRFPAVDLRRDVLFVEDGPILTSAGLSAGMDFVRTWCGLITAPPSRATARLVAAAPARPGKVPQIVEAPLPPERGTALAATRARALTRLREPLTLADLARHAKASVRTLTRRFPAERGTSALQWMLRQRVDRAREVLETTGSPLAQAARHGGLGSADSLRHHLLQRTGITPSTCRTTYARPPYGT
- a CDS encoding NAD-dependent epimerase/dehydratase family protein, whose translation is MTFDVVTGAGPAGNATALLLAERGDRVRVVTRGAGGPDHPLVERVAADATDPDVLTGLLDGARTLYNAAAPPYHRWRTEFAPLAASLLTAVERSGVDYVMLGNAYGYGYPPAGGRVRPDAPMAPVSGKGRVRAAMWQDALASHRAGRARVAEVRASTFLGAHAQSLFTLVVAPAVRAGEEAVYPGGPDAAHSWTYIGDAARTLVAVGDARQSDAVWGRAWHVPSVSELPARDLAVRMAEVLGAPPVRVTRMPEEDLARLAATDELMAEVPEMRYLDDEPFLLDASETEHVLGLKPARLDDVLREMRG